The following are encoded in a window of Lactobacillus intestinalis genomic DNA:
- the cbpA gene encoding cyclic di-AMP binding protein CbpA, with product MLIKSLVLKKDYLTTVNEKATLEEALKVLEDSGFRCVPILDDTGTIFRGNIYKMHIYRHKSQGGEMDLPVTYLLKNATKTIKVNSPFFKVFFNIKDLPYISVLDEENKFYGILTHSRLLDMLSDAWNIKNGSYVLTVLSDNSRGNLVKMSKIISKYTNMASVMTLDASASELGGDFVRRTLFTLPSGVSEITMKTVVDKLQRKGYVVAEIEDLQAGMTIMSDENPGVFIQK from the coding sequence ATGCTTATTAAATCTTTAGTTCTTAAAAAAGATTACCTAACCACAGTCAATGAAAAAGCCACTTTGGAAGAAGCATTAAAAGTCCTTGAAGACTCTGGTTTTAGATGTGTGCCTATCTTAGATGACACCGGCACCATCTTTAGAGGTAATATTTACAAGATGCACATTTATCGTCACAAATCTCAAGGTGGCGAAATGGATTTACCTGTTACTTATTTATTAAAAAATGCAACCAAGACCATTAAGGTTAACTCACCATTTTTCAAAGTCTTCTTCAACATTAAAGACTTACCTTACATTTCAGTTCTTGACGAAGAGAACAAATTCTATGGTATTTTAACTCACTCACGTTTACTTGATATGTTATCGGATGCTTGGAATATTAAAAACGGTTCCTATGTTTTGACTGTTTTATCAGATAATAGTCGTGGTAATCTGGTTAAAATGTCTAAGATCATTTCAAAATACACCAATATGGCTAGTGTAATGACTTTAGATGCTTCCGCTAGTGAATTAGGTGGCGATTTTGTTCGTAGAACCTTGTTTACTCTTCCATCTGGAGTTTCAGAAATTACGATGAAGACAGTTGTAGATAAGTTGCAACGAAAAGGTTATGTAGTTGCAGAAATTGAAGACTTACAAGCTGGAATGACAATCATGAGCGATGAAAATCCGGGAGTCTTTATTCAAAAATAA
- a CDS encoding DEAD/DEAH box helicase, which yields MKFSELGLNDALLKAIRRSGFEEATPIQEQTIPLALEGKDVIGQAQTGTGKTAAFGLPILQNLDKQHKTIQAVVIEPTRELAIQTQEELFRLGRDENARVQVVYGGADIGRQIRSLKNHVPAILVGTPGRLLDHLKRGTISLDEVKTIVLDEADEMLDMGFISDIESILNYAKNRTQTLLFSATMPKPILRIGEKFMHNPEIVRIKAKELTADLIDQYFVRAKESEKFDIMCRLIDVQGPDLAVVFGRTKRRVDELTRGLQARGYNAAGIHGDLSQVRRMSVLKRFRSGKLDILVATDVAARGLDISGVTHVYNYDIPQDPDSYVHRIGRTGRAGQNGISVTFVTPNEIGYMRTIEQLTKKKMLPLRPPTDDQALHGQLKAAKAQIEELLKGDLSKYEKEANELLENYSALDLVAAFLKNLSKDSSEVKVKITPEKPLPYKGNGRKNHGRGRGKSRGHDRNRHGNFNKRNQKGRTRRGHGNGHEFVIKNKKG from the coding sequence GTGAAATTTTCGGAATTAGGATTAAATGATGCGCTTCTTAAGGCCATTAGACGTTCAGGCTTTGAAGAAGCAACCCCCATCCAAGAACAAACTATTCCACTTGCCTTGGAGGGAAAAGATGTAATTGGTCAAGCTCAAACTGGAACTGGTAAAACTGCAGCTTTTGGCTTGCCAATTTTACAAAATTTAGATAAACAACATAAAACAATTCAGGCAGTTGTAATTGAACCAACTCGTGAATTAGCTATTCAAACTCAAGAAGAACTCTTTCGCTTGGGCCGTGATGAAAATGCGCGGGTGCAAGTTGTGTACGGAGGAGCAGATATCGGTCGTCAAATTCGCTCTTTGAAAAACCATGTACCTGCTATTTTAGTAGGGACTCCCGGTCGTCTTCTTGACCACTTAAAACGCGGAACTATTAGTTTAGATGAAGTTAAGACCATAGTTCTTGATGAAGCTGATGAAATGCTTGATATGGGCTTTATTAGTGATATTGAAAGTATTTTGAATTATGCTAAAAATCGTACTCAAACTTTACTTTTTAGTGCTACAATGCCTAAGCCAATTTTGCGAATTGGCGAAAAGTTTATGCACAATCCCGAAATTGTACGAATTAAGGCTAAAGAATTAACTGCAGACTTAATTGATCAATACTTTGTCCGAGCAAAAGAATCTGAAAAATTCGATATTATGTGTCGCTTAATTGACGTTCAAGGTCCCGATCTGGCTGTTGTATTTGGTCGTACTAAGCGACGTGTAGATGAGCTTACACGTGGTTTGCAAGCTCGGGGATATAATGCTGCAGGAATTCACGGCGATCTTTCTCAGGTACGTAGAATGAGCGTTTTGAAGAGATTCCGTTCCGGTAAGCTTGACATCTTGGTAGCCACTGACGTGGCAGCGCGTGGACTTGACATTTCTGGAGTTACCCACGTTTACAATTACGATATTCCTCAAGATCCAGATTCTTATGTTCACCGCATTGGTAGAACTGGTCGTGCTGGACAAAATGGTATTTCAGTTACCTTCGTAACTCCAAATGAAATTGGCTATATGCGAACTATTGAACAACTGACTAAGAAGAAAATGTTACCTCTTCGTCCACCAACAGATGATCAAGCACTTCATGGTCAATTAAAAGCTGCTAAAGCTCAAATTGAAGAGCTTTTAAAGGGTGATTTAAGTAAGTATGAAAAAGAAGCTAACGAACTTTTAGAAAACTACTCAGCTCTTGATTTAGTTGCAGCATTTTTGAAGAATTTATCTAAAGATTCTAGCGAAGTAAAAGTTAAGATTACTCCAGAAAAGCCATTGCCATATAAGGGTAATGGACGTAAGAATCATGGTCGCGGACGTGGTAAGAGTCGCGGTCATGATCGCAACCGTCATGGCAATTTTAACAAGCGTAATCAAAAAGGGCGTACTAGGCGTGGCCACGGAAATGGACATGAATTTGTCATTAAAAATAAAAAAGGTTAA
- a CDS encoding type B 50S ribosomal protein L31 produces the protein MKQGIHPEFQEVVFMDSATGAKFLAGSTLKSDETVEFEGETYPLIRVEVSSDSHPFYTGKQKFAQADGRIEKFNKKYGLKK, from the coding sequence ATGAAACAAGGAATCCATCCAGAATTTCAAGAAGTTGTTTTCATGGACTCAGCAACTGGTGCTAAGTTCTTAGCTGGTTCAACTTTGAAGTCAGACGAAACTGTAGAATTTGAAGGCGAAACTTACCCATTAATTCGTGTTGAAGTTTCATCAGATTCACACCCATTCTACACTGGTAAGCAAAAGTTTGCTCAAGCAGATGGTCGAATCGAAAAATTCAACAAGAAGTACGGCTTGAAGAAGTAA
- the alr gene encoding alanine racemase, whose protein sequence is MVPGIHRPAVVRVNLSAIKQNIENEVNHLDPDQKLFAVVKANAYGHGAIQVAKVAEEAGASGFCVAILDEALELRENGVVKPILVLGVVSPEYAPVAAANGISLTVPNLEWLHMAQEALERENLQLKIHLGIDSGMGRIGFSEDDEFIEANKFLENNPNFFVEGMFAHFASADSSDDTYFKHQVEKFKHMKSLLTVKPKWIHVDNTAASIFDKDVHSDLVRFGIGIYGLNPSSNPSSPDLKSNVELKPALSFVSELTHVKTIHKGDGVGYGSTYVADDDVIIGTVPVGYADGWIRKFQGFKVKVGDVYCPIVGRVCMDQFMVLMPKEMPVGTRVTLISDNPDDPNNIKAAADYVDTIHYEVACLLSDRLPRVYYYDE, encoded by the coding sequence ATGGTTCCAGGAATACATCGTCCAGCTGTTGTACGGGTAAATTTAAGTGCAATTAAGCAAAATATTGAAAATGAAGTAAATCATCTTGATCCAGATCAGAAGCTTTTTGCTGTAGTAAAGGCAAATGCTTATGGTCATGGAGCTATTCAAGTAGCTAAGGTTGCTGAAGAAGCCGGAGCCAGCGGTTTTTGTGTGGCAATTTTAGATGAAGCTTTAGAGTTAAGAGAAAATGGCGTCGTTAAGCCAATTTTAGTTTTGGGTGTAGTTTCACCAGAATATGCTCCAGTAGCTGCCGCAAATGGTATTTCATTAACTGTGCCTAACTTAGAGTGGCTTCACATGGCTCAAGAAGCTCTTGAAAGAGAAAATTTGCAATTAAAGATTCACTTAGGTATTGATTCAGGAATGGGCAGGATTGGTTTTAGTGAAGATGACGAATTTATCGAAGCTAATAAGTTCTTAGAAAACAACCCTAATTTCTTTGTAGAAGGGATGTTTGCTCACTTCGCTTCAGCTGATAGTAGCGATGATACTTACTTTAAACATCAGGTAGAGAAGTTCAAGCACATGAAGTCGCTTTTGACTGTTAAGCCAAAATGGATTCATGTTGACAATACTGCTGCTAGCATCTTTGATAAGGATGTGCACAGTGATTTGGTAAGATTTGGAATTGGGATCTATGGTTTGAATCCATCATCTAATCCAAGCTCTCCCGATCTAAAGTCTAATGTTGAATTAAAACCTGCGCTTTCTTTTGTGAGCGAATTAACCCATGTTAAAACTATTCACAAAGGTGATGGTGTAGGATATGGCTCCACTTATGTAGCTGATGATGATGTAATTATTGGGACAGTTCCTGTTGGGTATGCAGATGGATGGATTCGTAAGTTCCAAGGCTTCAAGGTAAAAGTAGGCGATGTATATTGTCCAATTGTGGGCCGAGTATGTATGGATCAATTTATGGTGTTAATGCCTAAAGAAATGCCGGTTGGAACTCGTGTCACCCTGATTTCGGACAATCCAGATGATCCTAACAATATTAAGGCGGCTGCTGATTATGTAGATACGATTCACTATGAAGTAGCATGTTTGTTGAGCGATCGCTTACCACGTGTATATTATTATGATGAATAA
- the pth gene encoding aminoacyl-tRNA hydrolase produces MKIIAGLGNPGKKYDRTKHNTGFMALDDYLKSKNLSLDKDKFEGHWTKQKINGEDVILLEPQTFMNESGRSVAQIANFFKVKPEDILIIQDDMDMPIGKIRIRANGKSGGHNGIKSIIRDLGTDKFNRLKIGIRHPEKTSVVSWVLTPFNAEQQKLMDDAFDTSVKIIDDFIEGHDSQYLMNKYN; encoded by the coding sequence GTGAAGATAATTGCAGGCTTGGGAAACCCAGGTAAAAAGTATGATAGAACAAAACATAATACTGGTTTTATGGCACTAGATGATTACCTAAAAAGTAAAAACTTGTCGCTAGATAAGGACAAGTTTGAAGGTCATTGGACTAAACAAAAAATTAATGGCGAGGATGTCATTTTGCTTGAACCACAAACTTTTATGAATGAATCTGGTCGTTCAGTTGCTCAAATTGCAAACTTTTTTAAAGTTAAGCCAGAAGACATCTTGATCATCCAAGATGATATGGATATGCCAATCGGCAAAATTAGAATTCGTGCTAATGGTAAATCTGGTGGACATAATGGGATCAAGAGTATTATTCGCGATTTAGGCACGGATAAGTTTAATCGTTTAAAAATTGGAATTCGTCATCCAGAAAAAACGAGCGTTGTTTCTTGGGTGCTTACCCCATTTAATGCAGAACAACAAAAATTGATGGATGATGCATTTGATACAAGTGTAAAGATTATCGATGACTTTATTGAAGGACACGATAGTCAATATTTGATGAACAAGTATAATTAA
- a CDS encoding UDP-N-acetylmuramoyl-tripeptide--D-alanyl-D-alanine ligase — protein sequence MKMQLAEIAKALNTTCVGDEQTVITSVAFDSRKITDGGLFVPLVGDRDGHDFINSAINNGASATLWQTGHPNKPENIAVLEVDDPLQAMQDLARYYLRKVNPTVVGITGSNGKTTTKDMIAAVLSKRFNVHKTQANFNNEIGVPMTILEMKPNTEILVLEMGMDRPGQLHHLSELTHPDVTVITMIGEAHIEFFGTRDKIADAKMEITDFLREDGEFIYNGDEPLLRERAEKLSQAKATFGFEKDDTVYATGFKSYKHHATFTVNDSEQQFSIPMIGKHNVSNAMAALSVGRHFGESDEEIAASLSNFTPTANRMEWEKGDVGEDIMSDIYNSNPTAVRAVITSFGQIEVPEGNRRIAVLGDMLELGEKSAELHRNLEDCLDPQVINEVYLYGTEMKNLYDALEDKYDAEHLHYYDRDQMQRMIEDLKNDIKPHDIVVLKGSHGMHLEKVVERLR from the coding sequence ATGAAAATGCAACTGGCAGAAATAGCCAAAGCTTTAAATACAACTTGTGTGGGCGACGAGCAAACTGTAATTACATCCGTTGCCTTTGACTCCAGAAAGATTACTGACGGAGGACTTTTCGTTCCTTTAGTTGGCGACAGAGATGGACACGATTTTATTAATAGTGCTATTAATAACGGTGCTTCCGCAACTTTATGGCAAACTGGTCATCCAAATAAGCCTGAAAATATTGCAGTATTAGAAGTCGACGATCCGCTTCAAGCTATGCAAGATTTAGCGCGTTATTATTTGCGTAAAGTAAATCCAACTGTTGTGGGAATTACTGGTTCAAATGGTAAAACTACTACAAAAGATATGATTGCAGCAGTTTTGTCTAAGCGTTTTAATGTGCATAAAACACAGGCTAACTTTAATAATGAAATTGGTGTTCCAATGACTATTTTGGAAATGAAGCCAAATACTGAAATTTTAGTATTAGAAATGGGAATGGATCGTCCTGGTCAACTTCACCATTTGAGTGAATTAACTCATCCTGATGTGACTGTAATTACGATGATCGGTGAAGCTCATATCGAATTCTTTGGTACTCGTGATAAAATTGCAGATGCTAAGATGGAAATTACAGACTTTTTACGTGAAGATGGTGAATTCATTTATAACGGAGATGAACCGCTTTTAAGAGAACGTGCTGAAAAGCTTAGCCAAGCAAAAGCTACTTTTGGTTTTGAAAAAGATGACACTGTTTATGCAACTGGCTTTAAGAGTTATAAGCATCATGCTACTTTCACTGTCAATGATTCAGAACAACAATTTTCAATTCCAATGATTGGTAAGCATAATGTTTCAAATGCGATGGCCGCCTTGAGTGTGGGGCGCCATTTTGGTGAAAGTGATGAAGAAATTGCTGCATCACTCTCAAACTTCACCCCAACTGCTAACCGAATGGAATGGGAAAAAGGCGATGTGGGCGAAGACATTATGAGTGATATTTATAATTCTAACCCAACTGCTGTTAGAGCTGTAATCACTAGTTTTGGTCAAATTGAAGTCCCTGAAGGTAATCGCAGAATTGCAGTTTTAGGTGATATGCTTGAACTTGGTGAAAAGTCAGCCGAACTTCATCGTAATTTAGAGGACTGTCTTGACCCACAAGTAATTAATGAAGTTTATTTATATGGAACAGAGATGAAGAATCTCTATGATGCATTAGAAGATAAATATGATGCTGAACACTTGCATTATTATGATAGAGATCAAATGCAACGTATGATTGAAGATTTAAAGAATGATATTAAGCCGCATGATATCGTGGTATTAAAGGGATCTCATGGGATGCACCTTGAAAAAGTAGTAGAGCGGCTTAGATAG
- the acpS gene encoding holo-ACP synthase, which yields MIKGVGIDSIEVERVKKIVERGDNFAKKVLTPNEFAQYQKMKGKRKVEYLGGRFSLKESFSKAMGTGLGKAVGFQDVETLWDDLGHPVMTSTKYSGNIFPSITHDNHEIITFVVLEDN from the coding sequence ATGATCAAAGGTGTAGGAATCGATTCAATTGAAGTTGAAAGAGTTAAGAAAATCGTTGAACGTGGAGACAATTTTGCCAAAAAAGTTTTAACACCTAATGAATTTGCACAATATCAAAAGATGAAGGGCAAACGCAAGGTGGAATACTTAGGTGGTCGTTTCTCACTTAAGGAATCTTTTTCTAAAGCTATGGGAACCGGCTTGGGTAAAGCAGTTGGTTTCCAAGACGTAGAGACTTTGTGGGATGATTTAGGTCATCCTGTTATGACTTCTACTAAATATTCAGGAAATATTTTTCCCAGCATCACACATGATAATCATGAAATTATTACATTTGTTGTATTGGAGGACAATTAG
- the mfd gene encoding transcription-repair coupling factor has product MRLTNYLEKDKDLNNFIDKTKDVKNSMIIGANAGAFSLLLKQIVNERKAPLVLIEENEHKAQDLYGKLSAILPEGQVQIFPVDDMIATQTATTSPDELSSRIQTLNFLLSNKPGIVVTTPAGLQYKLSKPEEYLAFKKTFDLDSEYDLKELNDWLVRAGYHKESLVGKSGEFAIRGDILDIYPLDRENPVRIEFFGDEIDSIKEFDLSTQRSQKELDKLTIFAAQDRVFSGENLKKAANKIRKAMADAPAPEKAVKDHFTQSLDELDAGGLPNNYAFLVDYLISQPSSLLEYLSKDGSVFIDDWPLINQSVKNVDSENAAFIDDELKTGAMLPGQELRLNFKRVWSKDSHHRIYFSLFQRSLGRIKLDQMLDWQTREPEQFFSQMPLIKTEIESYQKNTQTVILQADNEKRAKQMSQNFADFGLDIPIVNKDELIEKRTQIVVGEFSEGFNLPNINLIYLTERELFNKRVHHKKRIKTLENAQRLRNYTELKPGDYVVHVNHGIGRFEGIKTLENNGVKRDYITITYQRGDQLFVPADQLKLVQKYVGSEGKRPHLNKLGGSEWAKTKRKVQSKVEDIADDLIELYAKRESEKGFAFSPDDDLQRQFENAFPYVETADQLRSTKEIKKDMENSKPMDRLVVGDVGFGKTEVALRAAFKAVQDNKQVAFLVPTTILAQQHYETILDRFKDFPVNVAMLSRFQTPAETKEIIEKLKKGEIDIVVGTHRILSKDVEFKNLGLLIIDEEQRFGVKHKERLKQLKANIDVLTLTATPIPRTLHMSMVGVRDLSVMETPPQNRYPIQTYVMEELPSVVKNACQREMQRGGQVFYLHNRIGDIDEVVNKLEKLMPNARIASIHGRMSQNQIEDILYRFLNREFDILVTTTIIETGIDMPNVNTMIIEDAEKYGLSQLYQLRGRIGRSARLAYAYFLYQPNKVLTEVGEKRLDAIRDFTELGSGFKIAMRDLSIRGAGNMLGSQQHGFIDSVGYDLYSRMLSDAIKARKNKKVIKKSNAEIDLGFESYIPDSYIPDQEEKIEFYKKIKAVTSEEELDQIEDELIDRFGDYPTSVENLLASSKLKLNADNAQALNVVKKDDKIKVEFDIRASKELEGPNIFKALEHVSFKARISMTKDKKMVVLLLLPDKLNNRMLFNELTTFLEDASEIVQK; this is encoded by the coding sequence ATGCGTTTGACAAATTATTTAGAAAAAGACAAAGATTTAAACAATTTTATTGATAAAACAAAAGATGTAAAGAACTCAATGATCATTGGCGCTAACGCCGGTGCTTTTAGTCTACTCTTAAAACAAATTGTGAATGAGCGAAAGGCCCCACTTGTTTTAATAGAAGAAAATGAACATAAAGCTCAAGATTTATATGGAAAACTCAGTGCAATTTTGCCAGAAGGACAAGTTCAAATTTTTCCTGTAGATGATATGATTGCGACACAGACTGCCACAACTTCTCCAGATGAATTAAGTAGCAGAATCCAGACTCTTAATTTTTTATTATCCAATAAACCAGGAATTGTAGTGACGACTCCTGCGGGATTACAATATAAATTGTCAAAACCCGAAGAGTATTTGGCATTTAAGAAAACTTTTGATTTAGATAGTGAGTACGATTTAAAAGAATTAAATGATTGGCTGGTGCGTGCAGGCTATCATAAGGAATCGTTAGTCGGAAAAAGTGGAGAATTTGCTATTCGTGGGGATATTTTGGATATTTATCCCCTTGACCGTGAAAATCCAGTTAGGATTGAATTCTTTGGGGATGAGATTGATTCTATTAAAGAATTTGATTTATCTACTCAGCGTAGCCAAAAAGAACTTGATAAATTAACTATTTTTGCTGCACAAGATCGTGTCTTTTCCGGAGAAAATTTAAAAAAAGCAGCCAACAAAATTAGAAAAGCAATGGCTGACGCACCCGCTCCTGAAAAAGCTGTGAAGGACCATTTTACTCAAAGTTTGGATGAACTGGATGCTGGTGGTTTGCCGAATAATTATGCTTTTTTGGTTGATTATTTAATTTCACAGCCAAGTAGCCTTTTAGAGTATTTATCTAAAGATGGGTCAGTGTTTATTGATGATTGGCCACTCATTAATCAATCTGTTAAAAATGTTGATAGTGAAAATGCAGCTTTTATTGATGATGAGCTAAAAACTGGCGCCATGCTTCCAGGTCAAGAATTGCGTCTTAACTTTAAACGAGTTTGGTCTAAAGATAGCCACCATCGAATTTATTTTTCACTTTTTCAACGAAGTTTAGGTCGAATTAAACTAGACCAGATGCTAGATTGGCAAACGCGAGAACCGGAACAATTTTTCAGTCAAATGCCACTTATTAAGACAGAGATTGAATCTTATCAAAAGAATACCCAAACTGTGATTTTGCAGGCTGATAATGAAAAGAGAGCTAAGCAAATGAGCCAAAATTTTGCAGATTTTGGTTTGGATATTCCGATTGTGAATAAAGATGAGCTGATTGAAAAGAGAACTCAAATTGTAGTTGGTGAATTTAGTGAAGGTTTTAATCTTCCGAATATTAACCTCATTTACTTAACTGAAAGAGAACTTTTTAATAAACGAGTTCATCATAAAAAGCGGATTAAAACGCTTGAAAATGCTCAGCGTCTGCGTAATTACACTGAATTAAAGCCTGGAGATTACGTAGTACATGTTAATCATGGAATTGGTCGTTTTGAAGGAATTAAAACTCTAGAAAATAATGGCGTAAAGCGTGATTACATCACTATTACTTACCAACGTGGCGATCAGTTATTTGTTCCGGCTGATCAATTAAAACTAGTTCAAAAATATGTCGGATCTGAAGGGAAACGCCCCCATCTTAACAAGCTTGGTGGAAGTGAATGGGCAAAAACTAAACGTAAGGTTCAATCAAAGGTTGAAGATATCGCCGATGATTTAATTGAACTTTATGCAAAAAGAGAGTCTGAAAAAGGTTTTGCTTTTTCTCCTGATGATGATTTACAAAGACAATTTGAAAATGCCTTTCCATACGTGGAAACTGCCGATCAATTGCGTTCGACTAAGGAAATTAAAAAGGACATGGAAAACTCCAAGCCAATGGATCGTTTAGTGGTTGGGGATGTTGGCTTCGGAAAAACAGAAGTTGCCCTTCGTGCTGCTTTTAAAGCAGTTCAAGATAATAAGCAAGTAGCATTTTTAGTGCCAACTACTATTTTGGCTCAACAGCACTACGAAACTATTTTAGATCGGTTTAAGGATTTTCCAGTTAATGTCGCAATGTTATCACGCTTTCAAACTCCGGCTGAAACTAAAGAAATTATCGAAAAGTTGAAAAAAGGCGAAATCGATATTGTAGTTGGAACTCATAGAATCTTGTCAAAAGATGTGGAGTTTAAGAATTTAGGCTTGTTGATTATTGATGAAGAGCAAAGATTTGGGGTAAAGCACAAAGAGCGCTTGAAGCAACTAAAGGCTAATATTGATGTTTTAACTTTAACGGCCACTCCAATTCCGCGAACTTTACATATGTCAATGGTAGGGGTAAGAGATTTGTCAGTAATGGAAACTCCTCCTCAAAATCGTTATCCTATTCAGACATATGTAATGGAAGAGTTACCAAGTGTAGTTAAAAATGCTTGTCAGCGTGAAATGCAAAGAGGCGGCCAAGTATTTTATTTACATAACCGAATCGGTGATATTGACGAAGTTGTTAATAAATTAGAAAAGTTAATGCCCAATGCGCGTATTGCCAGTATTCATGGACGTATGAGTCAAAATCAAATTGAAGATATCTTATATCGATTCTTAAATCGTGAATTTGATATTTTGGTGACCACAACTATTATTGAAACTGGAATCGACATGCCGAATGTGAACACGATGATTATCGAAGATGCTGAGAAATATGGCTTGAGTCAGTTGTATCAGCTCCGGGGCCGAATAGGAAGAAGCGCCAGACTTGCGTATGCTTACTTTTTATATCAACCTAATAAGGTGCTCACTGAAGTTGGCGAAAAACGTCTCGATGCTATTCGTGATTTTACGGAATTAGGAAGCGGCTTTAAAATTGCGATGCGAGATTTATCCATTCGTGGCGCTGGTAATATGTTAGGGTCACAACAGCATGGCTTTATTGATAGTGTGGGATATGATCTTTACTCACGGATGCTGAGTGATGCCATTAAAGCTCGGAAAAATAAAAAGGTTATTAAAAAATCAAACGCCGAGATTGATCTGGGATTTGAATCCTATATTCCCGATTCCTATATTCCCGATCAAGAAGAAAAGATCGAGTTTTATAAGAAGATTAAAGCAGTTACTAGTGAAGAAGAGCTGGACCAAATTGAAGATGAGCTTATTGATCGATTTGGAGATTATCCAACTTCAGTAGAAAATTTACTGGCTAGTTCTAAATTGAAATTAAATGCTGATAATGCTCAAGCTTTAAATGTAGTTAAAAAAGACGACAAAATTAAAGTTGAGTTTGATATTAGGGCTTCAAAGGAACTAGAAGGACCAAATATTTTTAAAGCTTTAGAACATGTTAGCTTTAAGGCAAGAATTAGTATGACCAAAGATAAAAAGATGGTTGTTCTATTATTGTTGCCAGATAAGTTAAATAATCGTATGCTCTTTAATGAATTGACTACATTCTTAGAAGATGCTAGTGAAATTGTACAAAAATAG
- a CDS encoding L-lactate dehydrogenase produces the protein MAREEKPRKVILVGDGAVGSTFAFSMVQQGIAEELGIIDIAKEHVEGDAIDLADATPWTSPKNIYAAEYADCKDADLVVITAGAPQKPGETRLDLVNKNLKILSSIVEPVVESGFEGIFLVVANPVDILTHATWKMSGFPKDRVIGSGTSLDTGRLQKVIGEMEHVDPASVNAYMLGEHGDTEFPVWSYNNVGGVKVSDWVKAHGMDESKLEDIHKQVANMAYDIINKKGATFYGIGTASAMIAKAILNDEHRVLPLSVPMDGEYGLHDLHIGTPAVVGRKGLEQVIEMPLSDHEQELMTASADQLKKVMDKAFKETGVKVRQ, from the coding sequence ATGGCAAGAGAAGAAAAACCTCGTAAAGTTATTTTAGTCGGTGACGGTGCCGTAGGTTCTACCTTTGCATTCTCAATGGTACAACAAGGTATTGCAGAAGAATTGGGTATTATTGATATTGCTAAGGAACACGTTGAAGGTGACGCAATCGACTTAGCTGATGCAACTCCTTGGACTTCACCAAAGAACATCTACGCAGCTGAATACGCAGACTGCAAGGACGCAGACTTAGTTGTTATTACTGCTGGTGCTCCACAAAAGCCAGGTGAAACTCGTCTTGATCTTGTTAACAAGAACTTGAAAATTTTATCATCAATCGTTGAACCAGTTGTTGAATCAGGTTTTGAAGGTATCTTCTTAGTAGTTGCTAACCCAGTTGACATCTTGACTCACGCAACTTGGAAGATGTCAGGTTTCCCTAAGGATCGTGTTATCGGTTCAGGTACTTCACTTGACACTGGTCGTCTTCAAAAGGTTATCGGTGAAATGGAACACGTTGACCCAGCTTCAGTTAATGCTTACATGCTTGGTGAACACGGTGATACTGAATTCCCAGTATGGAGCTACAACAATGTTGGTGGCGTAAAGGTTAGCGACTGGGTTAAGGCTCACGGTATGGATGAATCTAAGCTTGAAGACATCCACAAGCAAGTTGCTAACATGGCTTACGACATCATCAACAAGAAGGGTGCTACTTTCTACGGAATCGGTACTGCTTCAGCAATGATCGCTAAGGCAATCTTGAACGATGAACACCGTGTACTTCCACTTTCAGTACCAATGGATGGCGAATACGGTTTACACGACCTTCACATCGGTACTCCAGCAGTTGTTGGACGTAAGGGTCTTGAACAAGTAATCGAAATGCCATTAAGCGACCACGAACAAGAATTGATGACTGCTTCAGCAGATCAATTGAAGAAGGTTATGGACAAGGCCTTCAAAGAAACCGGCGTTAAGGTTCGTCAATAA
- a CDS encoding RNA-binding S4 domain-containing protein yields MRIDKFLKVSRLVKRRTVAKEMADQGRIKVNGRVVKSSYDVKLGDVIEVGYGTRVVKAKVINIRETTKKAEASDLYELVD; encoded by the coding sequence ATGAGAATTGACAAGTTTTTAAAAGTATCACGTTTAGTTAAAAGAAGAACTGTTGCTAAAGAAATGGCTGACCAAGGTAGAATTAAGGTTAATGGTCGTGTTGTAAAGTCTAGCTACGATGTTAAATTAGGCGATGTAATTGAAGTTGGCTATGGAACTAGAGTAGTTAAGGCAAAAGTGATTAATATTCGTGAAACTACTAAGAAGGCCGAAGCAAGCGATCTTTATGAGTTAGTGGATTAA